A single genomic interval of Alistipes provencensis harbors:
- a CDS encoding AraC family transcriptional regulator, producing MSSGMSERETIAEGFKGEKAIVTPYSTRRWQAANPVTRGLYVTHIGYYPHARFHYRKRMNGANEYILILCSNGKGWVEYGGERYSLSENMFFIIPARDAHVYGADLRNPWSIYWLHFQGENVGMFEPIMRRPLSLEESDNSRHAARFELFENIYRNLEMGYSPENLEYISLCLGYFLASLKYVSQFRITNNVRIEDVVERSILYMKDNLENKTTLKDIADAVGYSASHLTALFIRKTTYSPILYFNQLRIQRACSYLQFSELKIKEIAFKLCYYDPFHFSKAFIKEMDITPREYRRRYNEKYKTVDV from the coding sequence ATGAGCAGCGGAATGAGCGAGCGGGAGACGATCGCCGAAGGTTTCAAAGGCGAAAAAGCGATCGTGACACCTTACAGTACGAGACGCTGGCAGGCTGCCAATCCGGTGACCCGGGGGCTTTACGTCACCCATATCGGTTATTATCCTCATGCCCGGTTCCATTACCGGAAGCGCATGAACGGAGCCAATGAATACATCCTCATCCTCTGCAGCAACGGAAAAGGGTGGGTGGAGTACGGCGGTGAGAGATACAGCCTGTCGGAAAACATGTTTTTCATTATCCCGGCCCGCGATGCGCATGTCTACGGGGCCGACCTGAGGAATCCGTGGAGTATCTATTGGCTGCACTTTCAGGGTGAGAACGTTGGGATGTTCGAGCCGATCATGCGACGGCCCCTGTCACTGGAAGAGAGCGACAACAGCCGCCATGCGGCCCGGTTCGAACTGTTCGAGAATATTTACCGGAATCTCGAGATGGGTTATAGTCCGGAAAATCTGGAGTATATCAGTCTTTGTCTGGGATATTTTCTGGCGTCGCTCAAATATGTCTCGCAGTTCCGGATCACGAACAACGTGAGGATTGAGGACGTGGTGGAGCGGAGCATCCTATATATGAAAGACAATCTCGAGAACAAGACCACCCTGAAGGATATCGCCGATGCCGTGGGCTATTCGGCTTCGCACCTCACGGCGCTGTTCATCCGTAAGACGACCTATTCACCCATTCTGTATTTCAACCAACTACGGATTCAGCGGGCCTGCTCCTACCTGCAGTTCTCAGAGCTGAAGATCAAGGAGATCGCCTTTAAACTATGCTATTACGATCCGTTCCATTTCTCCAAAGCCTTCATCAAGGAGATGGATATAACGCCCCGGGAATACCGCAGGCGTTATAATGAAAAGTATAAAACAGTGGATGTCTAG
- a CDS encoding sugar porter family MFS transporter yields the protein MSDKQGSKAYLVLITFISALGGLLFGYDWVVIGGAKPFYEAFFGIQQAPAVQGFVMASSILGCLLGVTATGWLADKYGRKPLLAIASVIFIVSAVGTGACNTLPWFIFYRLFGGIGIGIASNLSPMYIAEVSPAEVRGRFVSVNQLTIVLGILSAQIANWLIADQTLPGSDILASWNGQTGWRIMFWAELVPAVLFFILIFFVPESPRWLGTRLKYEQSRRIFTRIGGQEYADRQIEALKSVSAENSGKSGYRMLFRGRLGKILLTGIVIAVFQQWCGLNVVFNYAQEIFHASGYGVSDILFNIVVTGVTNVVFTFVGIYTVDRLGRRALLLFGAAGLAAIYAVLGACYYFEVSGFAVLILVVTAIAAYAMTLAPVTWVVISEIFPNRVRGAAMAIATFALWTACFILTYTFPVLNSSLGPYGTFWLYGIICLFGFAYLWKNLPETKGKSLEEIEREFTK from the coding sequence ATGAGTGACAAACAAGGCAGCAAAGCCTATCTGGTCCTTATTACATTTATCAGCGCCTTGGGCGGGCTGCTGTTCGGATACGACTGGGTCGTAATCGGCGGTGCAAAACCATTTTACGAAGCATTCTTCGGCATCCAGCAGGCTCCGGCCGTCCAGGGATTCGTCATGGCGAGCTCGATTCTGGGTTGTCTGCTGGGCGTGACGGCGACGGGGTGGCTGGCCGACAAATACGGCCGCAAGCCGCTGCTAGCAATCGCCTCGGTCATCTTCATCGTATCGGCCGTCGGCACCGGAGCCTGCAACACCCTGCCGTGGTTTATCTTCTACCGGCTGTTCGGCGGCATCGGTATCGGAATCGCCTCGAACCTTTCGCCGATGTACATCGCCGAAGTCTCGCCCGCCGAGGTGCGGGGACGATTCGTCTCGGTGAACCAGCTGACCATCGTGCTGGGCATCCTGAGCGCCCAGATCGCCAACTGGCTGATTGCCGACCAGACGCTTCCCGGCAGCGACATTCTCGCCTCGTGGAACGGACAGACAGGATGGCGGATCATGTTCTGGGCCGAACTCGTCCCAGCCGTATTGTTCTTTATCCTCATCTTTTTCGTCCCGGAAAGTCCCCGCTGGCTGGGGACACGATTGAAATATGAGCAGTCCCGGCGTATCTTTACCCGCATCGGCGGACAGGAATATGCCGACAGGCAGATCGAGGCGCTGAAAAGCGTATCGGCGGAAAACAGTGGAAAGAGCGGTTACCGGATGCTCTTCCGGGGACGGTTGGGAAAGATACTGCTCACCGGCATCGTGATCGCCGTGTTCCAGCAGTGGTGCGGGCTGAACGTCGTGTTCAACTATGCCCAAGAGATTTTCCATGCCTCGGGCTACGGCGTCTCCGACATCCTTTTCAACATCGTCGTCACCGGTGTAACGAACGTCGTTTTCACCTTCGTCGGTATCTACACCGTCGACAGGCTGGGCCGACGGGCCCTGTTGCTGTTCGGTGCAGCCGGCCTCGCGGCGATCTACGCCGTGCTGGGTGCCTGCTACTATTTCGAGGTATCGGGATTTGCAGTGCTCATCCTCGTCGTGACGGCCATTGCGGCATACGCCATGACGCTGGCTCCGGTAACCTGGGTCGTCATCTCGGAAATATTTCCGAACAGGGTGCGGGGAGCCGCCATGGCCATCGCCACATTCGCCCTATGGACAGCCTGTTTCATCCTGACATATACATTCCCCGTACTCAACAGCAGCCTGGGGCCCTACGGCACCTTCTGGCTCTACGGTATCATCTGTCTGTTCGGGTTCGCCTACCTCTGGAAAAACCTGCCCGAGACCAAAGGAAAGAGCCTCGAAGAGATCGAAAGGGAGTTTACGAAATAA
- a CDS encoding DUF5107 domain-containing protein: MEEITKHLIRPTVTGKGEVRAWEEEVILPTYGIGEEEKNPMFLEKRVYQGSSGVVYPYPVVEKICDEKRPRRWKALFLENEYLKIMILPELGGRIQMAYDKIRERHFVYYNQVIKPALVGLTGPWISGGIEFNWPQHHRPSTYLPTDYSIEEHPDGSITVWCSEVERMFRTKGMQGFTLCPSKAYIEIRVKVFNRTAFPQTFLWWANPAVPVNDGYHSVFPPDVHAVFDHGKRAVSNFPIATGIYYKQDYSAGVDISRYKNIPVPTSYMAICSKYDFVGGYEQDMQAGLLHVADHHISPGKKQWTWGCGDFGKAWDRNLTDEDGPYIELMTGVYTDNQPDFTWLQPYEEKSWVQYFMPYSRAGYVKNATRDAIVNVEVRDRETEIVLYTTSPFENLRIVLRNGEQVLFEQNGIAVSPAQVFTVRVETGELKPEELTFELFSPEGGLMLAYRADPPVIKPAPDPAKAALQPREIASIEQLFLTGLHLEQYRHATYDPADYYREALTREPGDVRCNNAMGLLLLRKGQFSKAEPYFRRAVETLTERNPNPYDSEPYYNLGTSLLMQGDRDGAYDAFFKSAWNAAWQAPAYYWLAAIDSARGEWATALEKIDRSLVFNARNHKALQLRASVLRKLGRKEQALQTIQEALTNDLFNMGCRFEEYLLTDDREKLDTMNRMMHGMHHSYIEYSLDFAAAGLYDEAAQMLEQAVQEKGTYPMVYYALGYYAAMQGETARATLYYEQAAAQSPDRCFPNRIEEVNILRNAMEHNPSDARAPYYLGNFYYAARQYADAVANWERSYTLDDRFPTVQRNLALAYYNKLSDRKRALVFMERAFALDPSDARVFMELDQLYKKTGVAPAGRLEMLEAHMELVRQRDDMLVELATLYNLTGNHCKAMELIASHKFHPWEGGEGKVTGQYTLCRTELAKEALMKSDFREALRLLHETDRYPDNLGEGKLATAEENDIDYFKGLAYAGLGDTDRAAEYLRKATQGSSEPQQAFYYNDQQPDKIFYQGLAWAALGDGEKARGCFNKLIDHGRQHLFDMCRIDYFAVSMPDLAIWEEDLDVRNRIHCSYVMGLGYFGLGDRANALKYLGEAVAADACHPASYILRGMNRFPLPENFRTATELKTK; this comes from the coding sequence ATGGAAGAGATAACGAAACACCTGATCCGCCCGACCGTCACGGGCAAAGGAGAGGTCCGGGCCTGGGAAGAGGAGGTGATACTCCCGACCTACGGCATCGGCGAAGAGGAAAAGAACCCCATGTTCCTTGAAAAAAGGGTTTATCAGGGCAGTTCGGGAGTCGTATATCCCTATCCCGTCGTGGAGAAGATATGCGACGAGAAGCGTCCCCGTCGCTGGAAGGCGCTGTTCCTCGAAAACGAATACTTGAAAATCATGATTCTGCCCGAATTGGGCGGACGGATACAAATGGCTTACGACAAGATCCGGGAACGCCATTTCGTCTACTACAACCAAGTGATAAAACCAGCGCTCGTCGGACTTACGGGACCGTGGATCTCGGGAGGCATCGAGTTCAACTGGCCCCAGCACCATCGTCCGAGCACTTACCTGCCTACCGACTACTCGATCGAAGAGCATCCCGACGGCAGCATCACGGTCTGGTGCAGCGAGGTGGAGCGCATGTTCCGTACCAAAGGCATGCAGGGCTTCACGCTTTGCCCGTCGAAGGCGTACATCGAAATAAGGGTGAAGGTCTTCAACCGCACTGCCTTTCCGCAGACCTTCCTGTGGTGGGCCAATCCGGCCGTCCCGGTCAACGACGGCTACCATTCGGTTTTCCCGCCCGATGTACACGCCGTATTCGATCACGGGAAACGGGCCGTATCGAACTTTCCGATCGCTACGGGTATCTATTACAAACAGGATTATTCGGCGGGTGTGGATATTTCCAGATACAAAAACATTCCGGTACCGACGTCGTACATGGCTATCTGCTCGAAATACGACTTTGTCGGGGGATACGAACAGGACATGCAGGCAGGTCTGCTTCATGTAGCCGACCACCACATCTCCCCCGGAAAGAAACAATGGACCTGGGGCTGCGGCGACTTCGGAAAAGCCTGGGACCGCAACCTCACCGATGAGGACGGACCCTATATCGAACTAATGACGGGGGTTTATACTGACAACCAGCCCGATTTCACATGGCTGCAGCCCTATGAAGAGAAATCGTGGGTCCAGTATTTCATGCCTTACAGCCGGGCGGGCTATGTCAAGAACGCCACCCGGGACGCCATAGTCAACGTCGAAGTCCGCGACCGGGAAACGGAGATCGTTCTTTACACGACCTCGCCATTCGAAAACCTGCGGATCGTACTCCGTAACGGCGAACAGGTGTTGTTCGAACAGAACGGTATCGCCGTCTCCCCGGCACAGGTGTTCACCGTCCGCGTCGAAACTGGCGAACTGAAACCCGAAGAGCTTACCTTCGAACTCTTTTCGCCGGAAGGCGGGCTCATGCTCGCATACCGGGCCGATCCTCCGGTGATAAAGCCGGCTCCGGACCCGGCCAAAGCGGCCCTGCAACCCCGGGAAATTGCGTCCATCGAACAGCTTTTCCTCACAGGACTGCACCTTGAACAATACCGTCACGCCACCTATGACCCGGCGGATTACTACCGCGAGGCGCTCACCCGCGAACCAGGGGACGTGCGGTGCAACAATGCTATGGGACTGCTACTTCTGCGTAAGGGACAGTTTTCCAAAGCGGAACCCTATTTCCGCCGGGCCGTCGAGACGCTCACCGAACGGAATCCGAACCCTTACGACAGCGAGCCCTATTACAACCTGGGCACGAGCCTGCTGATGCAGGGCGACCGTGACGGCGCCTATGACGCTTTTTTCAAATCGGCATGGAACGCCGCGTGGCAAGCTCCGGCTTACTACTGGTTGGCGGCCATCGATTCGGCGCGTGGAGAATGGGCAACGGCGTTGGAGAAGATCGACCGCAGTTTGGTTTTCAATGCCCGCAATCACAAAGCCCTGCAGCTCCGTGCGTCCGTACTCCGGAAGCTCGGCCGTAAGGAACAGGCTCTGCAAACGATACAGGAAGCACTTACCAACGATCTTTTCAACATGGGCTGCCGTTTCGAAGAGTACCTGCTGACCGATGACCGGGAAAAACTGGATACGATGAACCGGATGATGCACGGCATGCATCACTCCTACATCGAATATTCGCTCGATTTTGCCGCCGCAGGCTTGTACGACGAAGCCGCGCAGATGCTCGAACAGGCTGTACAGGAAAAAGGTACCTACCCGATGGTCTACTACGCATTGGGTTACTATGCCGCCATGCAGGGAGAAACTGCCCGAGCAACATTGTATTACGAACAGGCTGCCGCACAAAGCCCCGACCGGTGTTTTCCGAACCGCATCGAGGAGGTGAACATCCTGCGCAACGCCATGGAGCACAACCCTTCGGATGCACGGGCACCCTATTATTTGGGAAATTTCTACTATGCAGCCCGCCAGTACGCCGACGCCGTGGCAAACTGGGAGAGATCCTATACACTAGATGACAGGTTTCCCACCGTACAGCGTAATCTCGCACTGGCCTACTACAACAAACTCAGCGACCGGAAAAGAGCGTTGGTATTTATGGAACGGGCCTTTGCCCTCGATCCCTCGGATGCCCGGGTTTTCATGGAACTCGACCAGCTCTACAAAAAGACGGGAGTCGCACCCGCCGGACGTCTGGAAATGCTCGAAGCTCACATGGAGCTCGTCCGGCAACGCGACGACATGCTGGTGGAGCTGGCAACGCTCTATAACCTGACCGGAAACCACTGTAAGGCCATGGAGCTGATCGCCTCGCATAAGTTCCATCCTTGGGAGGGTGGCGAAGGTAAAGTCACCGGGCAATATACGCTCTGCCGCACGGAACTGGCCAAAGAGGCCCTTATGAAATCCGATTTTCGGGAGGCGCTGCGACTGCTGCACGAAACCGACCGTTATCCGGACAACCTGGGCGAAGGCAAACTCGCCACCGCCGAGGAGAACGACATCGACTACTTCAAGGGGCTTGCCTACGCCGGGCTCGGCGACACGGACCGCGCCGCCGAGTATCTGCGAAAAGCGACACAAGGATCGTCGGAACCCCAGCAGGCATTCTATTACAACGATCAGCAACCTGACAAAATTTTCTATCAGGGACTTGCATGGGCCGCGCTGGGCGACGGTGAAAAGGCCCGCGGGTGTTTCAACAAGCTGATCGACCACGGTCGGCAACACCTGTTCGACATGTGTCGTATCGACTACTTCGCCGTCTCGATGCCCGACCTCGCCATCTGGGAGGAGGACCTCGACGTCCGCAACCGGATACACTGCAGCTACGTTATGGGACTGGGCTATTTCGGCCTCGGGGACCGTGCGAACGCCCTGAAATACTTGGGCGAAGCAGTCGCCGCAGACGCCTGCCATCCGGCCTCCTACATCCTCCGGGGCATGAACAGATTCCCACTGCCGGAAAATTTCCGAACCGCAACCGAACTCAAAACAAAATAA